DNA from bacterium:
AATAGACCCTTATATTGTTGAAAATAATGGAGTTTATTATTGTTTTTATGTTGGTTCAAATAGATGGTTAAAAGGTAATGGTTATAATATGATAGGGATGGCAAAAAGTTATGATTTTGAAAATTGGCAAGATGTATCAAAAGAAAAACCAGTTATTGGAGTAAATTATGATTGGGAAAAACCAGATGGAAATGAAAATAATTGTGTAATTAAAGTAGGAGAAAAATGGGTTATGTTATATTCTGCTTCATTAACATATCAAAAAATTGCCTATGCTGAAAGTTATGACCTTTTGAACTGGAATAAAAGATGTTTGTGTGATGTACCTATTATAAAAGAAAGTGAATTAAGATTTGGCGCTCCTTTTATAATTGAAGGGCTATCAAAAAATAGTGAATATTATATGATTTATATGGGTGAAGATAAGAATAATAGAACAAGTTTTATTCTTCTAAAAAGTTATGACCTGATTCACTGGTCTTAAATTATTTCATTCAAATTCCCATTAGAGGAAAAGGGGGGCTTATTTATGTTCCTGAATTTGACAATAATGGGTTTTCATATACAATTATTTATATGGGAGTAAAAAAATATCTTGCAATTGACTTGGGTGCAGAATCAGGTAGAGGTATTGTTGGGGAATTTAATGGAGAGAAAATAAAAATCAAAGAAATTCATAGATTTCCTACTTATAATACAAATGTTTTTTCTCATATTTTCTGGGATGTCTTAAAAATATTTGATGAAATAAAGATTATTTTAAAAAAAACGAAAGAGGAGGGAGAAATAAGTGGAGTTGGGGTGACAACATGGGGAGTGGATTGTGCATATATTGGAGGAGGAAATCTCTTACTATCAAATCCATTTCATTATAGAGATAGCAGAACAGATGGAATTATGGAGGAAGTTTTTAGTATTATTCCAAAAGAAGAAATTTTTGAAAAAACAGGAATTCAATTTATGCCTATAAATACTCTTTATCAACTATATTCTACAAAAAAGGAATTTCCATATATAATTAACTCAACTGAAAAATTATTATTTATGCCTGACCTTTTTAACTTCTTTCTTACAGGAAAGAAATTTTCAGAATATACAATTGCAACAACTTCTCAAATGTATAATTCTTTATTAGAAGGACAGGATAAAGCGCCACGAGGAAACTGGGCTTATGATATTATTGAGAAATTGAATATACCAGTTAGCATTCTGCCAGAAGTAATTTCGCCAGGAACATTTTTGGGTAAAATGGAAAAGGGTATTTCAGAAGAAATTGGATTGGAAGATATAAATATTTATGCAGTTTGTTCTCATGACACATCTTCTGCTGTTGTTTCTATTCCTGCAAAAGAAGAAAAATATGCTTATATTTCTTCTGGAACATGGTCTCTTTTAGGAGTTGAACTATTTCAACCAATAATAAATGATAAAAGTTTTAATTACAATTTTACAAATGAAGGAGGTTTTGGTGGGAGTATTACATTTCTCAAAAACATTATGGGATTATGGATTTTACAGGAATGCAGAAGATATTGGGAAAAAGAAGGTAATTACTATGACTATCCAACTTTAACTGAAATTGCTATAAATTCACAGCCATTTTATTCATTTATTGATGTTAATGATGGGGTATTTTTATTCCCTGGTAATATGCCAGAGAAAATAAAGGAATATTGTAAAAAAACAGGACAGAAAATACCAGAGGAAATTGGACAAATTGTTCGTGTTATTCTTGAAAGTTTGGCATTAGAATATAGATATAACATTGAAAATCTTGAACAAATAATAGAAGAAAAAATAGATGTGGTACATATTGTTGGAGGAGGAAGCCAAAATAAACTATTATCTCAATTTTCTGCCTCATCAATGAAAAAAATTGTTATAACAGGCCCATCAGAAGCAACAGGTATCGGCAATTTACTTGTTCAAGCAATAGGGGATAATGAAATATCAGATGTTTCGCAGTTAAGAGAAATTGTAAGAAACTCATTTCCTCTGATTGTTTTTCAACCAAGAGATACTTCAAATTGGGAAGAAAGTTATGAGAAATATAAAAAATTGAAGGAGTTTCATGATGGATTGTAATTTCCTTTCTGACTCTTTAATTACCTATCTTGAAAAAATATCATCTAAAACATCAATTCCTGGTGGTGGAAGTGTTGTATCTCTCGTTTCCTCTTTAAGTTGTTCACTTCTTGATATGGTTTTGAATTACACTATTGGAAAAGAAAAATATAAAAAATATGAAAATAAGTTCATTGATATTAAAAACAAAAATCAAAAGATTAAAAAGGTTCTTTATTCTTATATTGAAGAAGATAGCAAAATTTATAAAAAAATAAAAGAAAACTCAAAAAATGAGGAGAAACAGCAAATTTATCTTGAAAAATCAATTCAAATGCATAATGAAATATGTAATTATATGGCTGATTTAATTGCCTTTTCCTTTTTTGTTGCAAAATATGGAAACAAACACTTAATTTCTGATTCAGGAATTGTTGCTATTCTATCTCTTTCATCTTTTAAAGGTGCAAAACTAAATATTTTGATAAATATTAAGTATATTGATGAAAATGGTAAGAATAAATATCTGCCACTTATGAAGATATTGAATAAGAAAGAAAAAGAACTTGAAAAAAAGGTAGAGATAATTTATAACTATGCAGTCGAAAAAATAGGAGTTCAAAATGGGAGATATTATAGATGGAAATAAAATTGCACAAAGAATAACAGATAATACAAAAAAAGAAATAGAGGAATTAAAAGAAAAAGGAATTTATCCAAAACTTGTTGCAGTTAGTGTTGGTGAAAATCCGGCAAGTTCTGTTTATATAAAACAACAGAAAAAAAATTGTGAAAAAATAGGGATTGAATATGAGTTAAAAAAATTACCTGAAAGTTATAATGAAAATCAGATAATATCTTTTATTGAAGAACTTAATTTGGACAATAAGATTACAGGGATAATTTTGCAACTACCTTTACCTTCTGGCATAGATGTAAAAAATATCCAATCAAAAATCTCACCAATAAAAGATGTTGAAGGAGTAAATCCAGTAAATCTTGGATGGATTATTTATGGCAAACCGTTTCTTGCACCTTGTACTGCACTTGCAGTAAAAAAAATTATTGATTCTTTAAACATTGACCTTTATGGAAAAGAAGTTGTTATGGTTGGTCATAGTGATATTGTTGGGAAACCAGTTGCTTTACTTCTTGTAAATGAATTTGCAACAACCTGTATCTGTCATATTGGAACATCGGATAAAGGTAACCTTGAGACGCATATAAGGAGAGCAGAAATTTTAATTGTTGCAGTTGGGAAGGCAAATCTTATACCTGGTGATTGGGTAAAAGAAGGAAGTATTGTGATAGATATTGGAATAAACAGAGTAGGAGACAGAATTGTTGGGGATGTTGAATATGAAAAGGCAAAAGAAAAGGCATCCTTAATTACTCCTGTTCCAGGAGGAGTTGGTCCAGTTACAACTGCAATTCTTTTAAGAAATATTGTTATGGCAGCAAAGAGTACTGTTAACCTACGAAGTTAACAAGTGCTTGAATATCAATGACTTACGATAAATAAGAACTATTTCCGATAAATGAAAAAGTAGAAAGTAGCAAAAGAAAAATAAAGAAAAAGCAAAAGGGGAAAACCCCCTCACCCCGACCTCTCCCCATCGGGGAGAGGAGAGAAAGAGGGAATGTATTTCCTTCTCCCCTTTGCCCGTCCGCCGTCTTTCCGCCAAAAATCGCAGAGGATTCGCAATGTTTTGTGGCGAATTTTGTGGTGGAGGGGAGAAGGCTCGCCCGTAGTGTATACGCCCAAGGGATTTAAGGTGAGGGGAAAGGTTTTTACTGTATGTATAAACTCAAATGGGTATAAAACTTATTTTCTTCTTATAATGTTTATATAGGCGTTAGGGTATAGCATCTACCTTTGTTAAAAAACCCTGTTGCTGTGATGAATATATGATATAATAAACTTACTTAGTGCCTAATTATGGCGGAATTTGGGATTTTCAGAAAATACAAAATAAAATCAGCAGGTCTTTATGGAAGTTGTGCAAAAAGAGAACAAATATTAAATTCTGATGTGATATATGAGTAAGAACTGAAAACATATCGGAAAAAATAAAAAATGATTATTTTAATTATTGGGTTAATTATTGGGTTAATTATTATAGCAGTGGAAATTTATTTTGTTGTAAAAGCAAAAAGAAAAGAAAATATGGCGGAAGAGAAAAAGAAAAAAATTGAAGAAACTGCTGAAATAATAAAAAATAAAGCAATATCAGAAGCAGAAGAAAAATTAAAAGGAGCGAATGAAAAACTTGAAAATATAAAAAGGGAAATGGCGGAAATACAACAGGAAAAAAATAGATCCAAAAAAGAAAGAGAAACAATTGAAAAAATAAAGGAGGAATTAAAAGAAGAGAAAAAGAGTTTAAATAAAAAAGAGTTTATTCTGATACAAAAAGAATATGAATTAGAGAAAAAAGAACAAGATTTGAGCTTTCAAAAGAAAATGAATGATGAAGAATTTATACGACAAGAAGAAAATCTTAATAAACTAAGAGCTCGTATAAAAGAAGAATCTTTAAAGGTAGATGAGACAAAAGCAGAGATTCGCGAGAAAATAATGCTATTACAAGAACAAGAGAAAAGTTTAGCGATGAAAGATAAAGAGAGTAAAAAAATAGAAGAAAATTTGAGGGAACAACAGAGAGAATTGATAAAAAGAGAAAAATGGGTAATTTCTAAAGAAAAAGAATTAAATGAAAAAATAGGAGAATACGAAAAAAAGTTAGAAGAAATAGCAGAAATTTCAAAAAAAGATGCTATTGACATACTTTTGAAAAAAATGGAAAATGAAGCCCAAAAAGAGTTTTTGGAAAAAGGGAAATTAAGAAGTTGGGATGATTTTTTAAAATAAAAGGGATTAAAAAAAATGCAATTAGACGAAAAATTAAAAAACCTATTTCCAAATTTAGTAGTTAACAAAAAACTTGCTTTGACAAAAGAAGTAAGTAGATTACCAAGATTTATTAGCGAATATTTGATAACGAAATTTTTGGAAAATGACAAATTAAATACAGAAAAACTTTATAATTTTTTAAAAGAGCATTATATATCTCCTGAAGAAAGAAACGATGCTTTACATCAATTAAGAAAAGAAGGGATAAAAATAATTATGGATGAATTTTATGTAGAAATGAAAGTTTCAGGAGGTATTGCTTCAGAAATTATTCCCGGTTTACACATTCCCTCTTTTCAAATAAATAATGCGTGGGTTAAAGAAGAAGTTCTTGATAATAACAGAGATTTATTAAGAGGTGGAATGTGGGGACTTGGGAAAATAGAATTATCCAGAAACATTTTGCTAATAACACATTCAATTGATACTCTGTCTTTTCCATATAATTTTAAAAATATATTTTTAGAAATTTTTATTCAAAAACTTGAAGAATGTGGATTTGAAATAATAACAACAAGTAATAAAGACCCACTTTTTATTTCAAATTATAGAAAAATTTTTCAACAAATAGAAGAAACAGGAAAAAATTCTTTTAAAATTGATGATATACCAGATGAAATAATAATAAGAATTGGACAAGAATTGTTAGCAAATTATATATTTAAACCATTTATAGTATATCAACGAAATGAGAAAGTTTTATCTTTACAAATTCAATATTATTCAATGGCAGAAAAAAGATGGAAACTTTTTGAGAATAAAGAAGGGAAAGTAAATACTATTGTAGAAGAAGAAATAAAAGAATTTATAATTGAGTCAGTAGTCAAGTTTATTGAAAAAGAAAAAATAACTCCGGGATTCTATATTACTTTGACAGAATTTACTCCTTATCAAATTTCTTCTATATCTGTCAATCCAATAATTTCAAATAGAAAAGAATTTTCAATTGAAGATTGGAAAGACATAATTATCCGGTCAATTGGTTTAGAGCCAAAAAACTATTCACCTAAACAAAAACTATTGGTTTTAACAAGATTAATTCCACTTATTGAAGCCAATGTTAATTTAATAGAATTTGGGCCAAAAGCAACAGGAAAAACATATATTTATAGGAACTCTTCAATATATACGAGAATTTTTGCAGGTGGAAAAGTTAGTCCAGCCCAGATATTTTATCACGGGACATATAAAACTATTGGGGAAATTGTAAGAAGAGATTGTATTATTTTTGATGAACTTTCAAAAGTCATTTTACCAGAAGAAATGATAAGCAAATTAAAGGATTATATGGTTGATGGATTTTTTGAAAGGTTGGGATTAAAAAGAGCACATAGTGAATGCAGTTTAGTATTTATAGATAATGTAGCAGCGAATAACATTGACAATTTAATTAATGAAGATATCCATCCTATAATCAGGGACACTGCTTTTTTAGATAGAATTCATGCTTTTATTCAAGGATGGGAATTACCTAAAATTTTGACCTCTGATGAACATCTTGCCCAAGGATTTGGATTTACTTCTGATGTATTATGTGAATTTTTTCATCAAATGAAAACTAAAAATTTCATAGAAATTATTGATGAAAAAATTAAACTCATTGGGGAAACTATAACCATTAGAGATGAAAAAGCAATTAAAAAAATAAGTGCAGGACTACTTAAAATTTTATTCCCTGATAAGAATATCAATAATGAAGAATTATTAGAAATAGTAGAATTTGCTATTGAATTAAGACAAAATGTAAATAAACTTCTTTATAAATTATTACCATTTGAATTTTCCTATAG
Protein-coding regions in this window:
- a CDS encoding rhamnulokinase family protein, producing MGVKKYLAIDLGAESGRGIVGEFNGEKIKIKEIHRFPTYNTNVFSHIFWDVLKIFDEIKIILKKTKEEGEISGVGVTTWGVDCAYIGGGNLLLSNPFHYRDSRTDGIMEEVFSIIPKEEIFEKTGIQFMPINTLYQLYSTKKEFPYIINSTEKLLFMPDLFNFFLTGKKFSEYTIATTSQMYNSLLEGQDKAPRGNWAYDIIEKLNIPVSILPEVISPGTFLGKMEKGISEEIGLEDINIYAVCSHDTSSAVVSIPAKEEKYAYISSGTWSLLGVELFQPIINDKSFNYNFTNEGGFGGSITFLKNIMGLWILQECRRYWEKEGNYYDYPTLTEIAINSQPFYSFIDVNDGVFLFPGNMPEKIKEYCKKTGQKIPEEIGQIVRVILESLALEYRYNIENLEQIIEEKIDVVHIVGGGSQNKLLSQFSASSMKKIVITGPSEATGIGNLLVQAIGDNEISDVSQLREIVRNSFPLIVFQPRDTSNWEESYEKYKKLKEFHDGL
- a CDS encoding cyclodeaminase/cyclohydrolase family protein; protein product: MDCNFLSDSLITYLEKISSKTSIPGGGSVVSLVSSLSCSLLDMVLNYTIGKEKYKKYENKFIDIKNKNQKIKKVLYSYIEEDSKIYKKIKENSKNEEKQQIYLEKSIQMHNEICNYMADLIAFSFFVAKYGNKHLISDSGIVAILSLSSFKGAKLNILINIKYIDENGKNKYLPLMKILNKKEKELEKKVEIIYNYAVEKIGVQNGRYYRWK
- a CDS encoding bifunctional 5,10-methylenetetrahydrofolate dehydrogenase/5,10-methenyltetrahydrofolate cyclohydrolase, with the protein product MGDIIDGNKIAQRITDNTKKEIEELKEKGIYPKLVAVSVGENPASSVYIKQQKKNCEKIGIEYELKKLPESYNENQIISFIEELNLDNKITGIILQLPLPSGIDVKNIQSKISPIKDVEGVNPVNLGWIIYGKPFLAPCTALAVKKIIDSLNIDLYGKEVVMVGHSDIVGKPVALLLVNEFATTCICHIGTSDKGNLETHIRRAEILIVAVGKANLIPGDWVKEGSIVIDIGINRVGDRIVGDVEYEKAKEKASLITPVPGGVGPVTTAILLRNIVMAAKSTVNLRS
- a CDS encoding BREX system Lon protease-like protein BrxL, with protein sequence MQLDEKLKNLFPNLVVNKKLALTKEVSRLPRFISEYLITKFLENDKLNTEKLYNFLKEHYISPEERNDALHQLRKEGIKIIMDEFYVEMKVSGGIASEIIPGLHIPSFQINNAWVKEEVLDNNRDLLRGGMWGLGKIELSRNILLITHSIDTLSFPYNFKNIFLEIFIQKLEECGFEIITTSNKDPLFISNYRKIFQQIEETGKNSFKIDDIPDEIIIRIGQELLANYIFKPFIVYQRNEKVLSLQIQYYSMAEKRWKLFENKEGKVNTIVEEEIKEFIIESVVKFIEKEKITPGFYITLTEFTPYQISSISVNPIISNRKEFSIEDWKDIIIRSIGLEPKNYSPKQKLLVLTRLIPLIEANVNLIEFGPKATGKTYIYRNSSIYTRIFAGGKVSPAQIFYHGTYKTIGEIVRRDCIIFDELSKVILPEEMISKLKDYMVDGFFERLGLKRAHSECSLVFIDNVAANNIDNLINEDIHPIIRDTAFLDRIHAFIQGWELPKILTSDEHLAQGFGFTSDVLCEFFHQMKTKNFIEIIDEKIKLIGETITIRDEKAIKKISAGLLKILFPDKNINNEELLEIVEFAIELRQNVNKLLYKLLPFEFSYRNIKCQLK